The genomic segment cacgaaccccaacatgatctgagatcatctgtccatccactgagcagattgcagtcatctgcaaggagggcttagagttcagcttactcagggtttggtaggtagggcgaaggtcttggtttaccaagaaatggccctcaacctcctcagcaagattcatgatgtactgttccttgtcccttctcagcaatgtctgagccctacgcatgAAGGAACAGCACAAGTCCTGAGCCATGctacatgcttcagtggcctctaatgtctccagggagatgaaattctgtcttgtccTCGGGTATATGCCAATACGCCTCCCACAGTCTGTGAAACTGCgaaacaccctggagtggccactggaaggacgaCGAGTTTGAAATGCACCCGTAggatggtcagtgccacagaactcggcactctgccAAAGCCTGCAATACTAAAGGATCCTCCAgaaagtgctgacaagaatgtggtcaatctccttggccacagtacctgtatcgtaaaaccatgtccagcgatgcgggttggagtgctgataccaagagccagaaatcctcaatctctgggatctagcaaagtcctggagaaggaggctgttctcactgctgggatcagctcctgagccatgggggccaacaatcatctcatagccagcttgatcaaagtcggatactgcactgaagtcgcccaggacaATGCAAATGTCTTGCTGGGGACAactgtctgccacggatgtgagtttggcaaaGAATGCTTGTCTCACATTGCAAACATTgataggagcgtacacagcaataagagacatgaagccaaaagcaagcttcagtctcaatgccataatacgctcatcaaccggtgttacttcaactaccgagggttgaagtcgcctggagatgggtatggctactccctggaggtgataacCATCGccatggcccgaccagtagtaagcgtacccacccatactgatcgtgccgccgccaggtcttctcacctccgagagggagGCCACTTCAACTCCCAGCCGCTTCAGTTCCCTTGATAGGAGCAGGTAACCGTCGTCCTGCAAAgtaccggatgttccaagcgcctccggatagctcgcctgaggttaagccacCTCTGCTCCCCCGCCGACGGcgacccatatatatgtatatatatatatatatatataatttatataaatagttacacacacactacacacctcataatacacacacaccactgcacacaaccatatatatcataatctcgtATATATAGTGTTAATATGCATTAACCcccatatattcatttatatatacatatatattcatatatgtctgtatatatgtgtatatatacatctatacatttatatatacacactatatttgcatatatatatatatatacatatatatacatatataatcatatatacatatatatatatacacatatataagtacacagacacacacactcgaccCACAGTGataaacatttagaaaaaaaaataaataaaataaagagaaaacaaccAAGCTAAAGAAAAACCTCTGCAACCCACTTGTCAATCATCTCCACAATCGTCCTGATCCAGAAGGAGACGATGAGGATCCCGATGACCACGCCGATGACGATGGGCCACCACGGCGTGTCTTGGGGCCCGCAGTCGCACACCAGCCTCTCCGGCACGTACTCGCACGGCCTGgtcgaggaggaggtcgaggaggaggtcgaggaggaggccgaggaggaggtcgaggaggaggtcgaggaggaggtggagggggaggtgggagaaggtggaagaaaaagaagaagaaaaagaagaaaaagaagaagaaaaaaaagaagaaaaagaaaaaagaagaaaaagaagaaaagaaaaaagaaaaagaaaaagaaaaagaataagaaaagaaggaaaaggagaaaaaaataagattaaaaggaaaaataaataaaaaacaaaaaaagaagaggagaaaaaaggggtaggaggtaggcgaaggtgagaaggagagaaagaagaaaaaaaaggaataaaacatattgataataacagttaaaACACCAGCAAATACACGCGGAATTAAAACAGAAAACCAATGAAACAGTagcaaatatatttcaaaataaaaatgatgttgcATGGGGTAAtggaaattaaaacaataaaataatgataacaaaatagaaaaaaaacgataatgataataaagttaatagatGAAGAGGTGCAAATTACGaagcaataaaacaaacaacaacaaaaaaaaagatagaaaggggtATAAACAACATAAAGGAAGAAATGGGAGGATAATGGGAAAATTGGagagaccccccccaaaaaaaaagaaagaaagagaaagaaagaaaaaaaaaacaaaaaagttgaaaattCGATTTAAaccgaaaataggaaaaagaagagcatAGAAActataaaaggcaaagaaaaaaaacgaaaatgagcaaaatgagagaaaaagtaaaaaaaaaaaaagcaaacgaaacaaaaaacaatctataaaaaacaataacaacaaaaacaataataggcCAATTTTTACGGTTTGGACGCACTAATCCAGGGCAAACTGAAAACGATATTCTTGTAGAGTACAAAAATTTACAGTCGTCGGTCGGGCAAATCTGCAGACACGGACGGTAACGCCACAAAGGCAAAAGAAGATAAGTTGACGCACGGGTCGCTCGCCTTTTCTGCCGTAGTGCGCACCTACGTCATCGCGACGTCACGACCAATCGGGGCGGCAGTTTAGCAGTTTTTAATTGCTTATTAAAGATGGAGTATAATTTTCCATATACTTTATCATGCCAAATTACACGGTTCATCTGTTTACTGTTCATATTTTTCGCATTTTAGCCGTTTTTACGTGTAAAAAATATGTTTCCATTCTTATTTTCTCAGACTCACTAAGATTTTGAAGGGCTTAACTACAAAACCCAATACGCCAATGCTTAAGCTATTACGAGTAGGAAAAACAACCCTGCACATTCGGGACCCACCGTGACCTGCCTCATTCTTCTCAGTGACAATGTCCGGTGTGTGTCATCTGCTTTGGTGGTGTTTTTACTTCCATTCTGAATTTAATGGAAAAACAGAagacttattatttcttttttacgggAACATGGACTCCTTATTAACTAAAAAAAGTGTGAAAGTCTATTTAAATGTCTAGTCGGGCGATTTGCGAATAGACATTTAGAACAAAAATTTTAGATACGACAAATCTAGAAAAATTCACAATAGAATTGTGAGGtgtaataaaaaagcaaaaatctaTATTTCATTAAACTTGGTTCACAAAATCAAATATAGACattgaaataaatatacatacatatttttgttaatttttatttgagAGATTATTTCCCTTACTCTCTGGTAGGAGACGAACTGAAACTCTCTGACAAAACAATTTGCGACAAGGGAAGTTTTTGCCGAGAAGTGATTATTGCTTGGCGACTAAACAATAAGCGCTGACAAGATCGGTTGCCCTGGCACTGCGCAGAAATTTACGAGTCGAAATTCGGGAATCGAAAATACAACGTATGCAATTGGTTGACGACCAGGGGTTTCGGTGTGCCGGGAAagtaggatttttttatttttattatctttttttattccggCGCCCTCCAGGGATACCGAGATCCTTCTAGCACTTATAAAAGATCGTATTAAAGAAGGGACCACCATCGTCAGCGACTGCTAGAAGGCATATAATTGCTTTAAGAAAAAGAGCTTTTAGCACCTGACTGCAAACCATGGCCCGTGCGGCGTCTTTGATGCGCATCCCGGATTCGAAGCGAAGACATCGCTTCCTCCTTGCCGCGGCTAATTTGTACCCTCAGCAGTAAGGTACGTCGTCATATCgtttacgttttattattattattttattataattattattattatttattattatttttttatttattattatttttttttacactgcatATCCTTTTGGTAACAGTGAGAGTAAAGAGGTATGAGATGGGGTCCAGGGTACCTTGTCCTTCGTTAAGTGAATAATAACTGGTAAGTAAAAAACGAAGCCCTGTTTCAATTCTATCTTGCCGTGCTATCGAGGTGCGAAATTGTTTGCCGGGTGGTGTTGGTGGCGGAGGCCCCCAAATCCTCCCCTTGGACGTGCCCCAAGGGACGCCCAGGCACGGGAATTTGGACTCTGGAGTCCTAATTTTCAAATATGGCAGGCATAATCGAACTCTcgcatttttttatcataaaagttTGGCTCGAACATCCAGAAAGTCGCATTCTTTGATCTTCGTAAATATCCGAAAAGTCGAATTTTTCTacattcataatttcctttggtCATCTACTGACACCCACATCAAACTGAGGCcaatctttaccccccccccaagaaaaaaaatccctgctCCCAAGATTATTGCCTGGAGTTGTGGACTTAGTTTCAGGCgagtgcgtccataccgtaaaaaattaccaataatattaacaataacaacaacaacaatagtagtaatgataaaaaaacaactcaCGACGGACACGCGCAGACTCCATCGAGGCAATCCAAGCCCTCGGTACACTGACTCTTCTCCCAACAAGCCTCCAAGGGAAGCTTGTCACTCCCTTCAACAGCAGGCGAGGAATCTCCTTCGCTCGTTAACACCTCGCACCTGCCGATAACACCTTCCACGTAGGTGTAGCCCCTGGTGGGTAGAGGGCggtggtgaggggaaaggagtaggagTTTTAGTTGTAGTtgtgatgtagtagtagtagtagtcatggtaacagtattggtagtagtagtagtagtgttagtagtaccacacacacacacacacacacacacacacacacacacacacacacacacacacacacacacacacacgcacacgcacgcacacgcacgcaccacacgcccgcacgcacatatacgcacacacacgcgcgcgcgcacacacacacacacacacacacacacacacacacacacacacacacacacacaacacaaacacaaacacacacacaattttcatatataattatatatcaacctcacggtctatctatctatgcatccaaCTATATATCTACCCTCTGTTCACACAATACAGTTTCATAGTATTTCCATATTGACCATTAcacctcttcttcattttttctaatCTCAACAATCGATCAACAATCACAGTCAGTTTATCTGTCATTATTAcaccctgtctgtctgttattatatcatcctatctatctgtcattatattaccctatctatcttatctgtcaTCATATCACGTTatgtcattatatcatcatatctatgtCATTATTACATCCTATCTGTCATTATATTACCCTATCTCATTATttcatcctatctatctgtcatatcaccctatatatctatctgccattATAtcaccttatctatctatctcctttttatACACCCAATTcagctatatatctgtataattcaGTATATATCTATCAGCAGCACCTACGGTATGCAAGAACACGTGCAGTTGACACACTCTGAGGAGACGAAGGTGCAGACGCCGCTGAGGAAGTTGCCACAGCAGTTGCCACCCACACGAGTTCCTGACCAGCGGCTGCTGGGTTGTTCTGGAAGAGAGCAGTTATGGGAATATTgacggaggtggtggtggtgaggggggggggcggaaggggaggggaggagaggggatggggaggggggaggggagggggaaggtggaggtggaggtggtggtggtgatgatggtggcggtTATATTAGTGGcaagggtggtggtggtagatggttgtgatggtcatgatgatgatgcaagGTAACTTCTAACCCGATCAGTGATACTGAAAGCGAAGATGATactgaaagaaataatgaaggtgatgataaagatgcgtgataacaataatgataacagtgataacagagACACAGTAATCAGTTGTTTCACATGTTATTAGATGCTAATAATATATAACGACTTGTGTAATATTTGTTTTGACTGTGCAATATTGAATGTGCAATATCAAGCTGGTAGATTTAATAATATGAATGGCTCTGGTAATAATTTCCATTTTCTACGTAAAGCAAATTTGCCAGCGTCAGTTTACAGATAAAAATGAAcaattgtctatatatctatataaaatatacgtgcGTACATACAATATTTCaattattcacacacaaatacacacacacacacacacacacacacacacacacacacacacacacacacacacacacacacacacacacacacacacacactcaacactcacactcacacacacacacactcacacacacacacactcaacactcacactcacactcacactcacactcacacacactcactcactcgtacTGTACGACGAATAAACATTAGCCCATAACAACTATAACGAAATACAACGTTACCTATTTCAGTGTCGATCCCAGCTTCTGACGAATTAGCATAGGTTATATTGGCATCTACGAAGCTATTGTTGCTGAATTCATCCTGCGCCGACACGTTTGCTATAAGATATTATCTCTGTtgtgattattatgttatattgataAACGTTATAAAAACATCTTATGAAAATATGGGTGTGGAATATTGcataatattgatactattgCAAAATATGTGATGAACAGAACTGAAATGTTAGATTGTGgaaatatcatgatatatatagcataaaaagataaactgtaaaagagagttagatagatagatagagattaagggtttgagatagataaatagatagattgatagagattcggacacacacatataatcatatatatgtatatatatgtgtatatgtatatgtatgtatttatttatatatatatgtatgcatatatatgtatatgtatagatatctatgtaaatgtatatatatttatatatatgcatatatatatatattataaaatataaaatatatatatatatatatatatatatatatacgtatcatgtatgatgtatgatgtatgcagtATGgagaaagtatgtatgtgtataatatagtgtatatgtataatcaatgataaatatataatatatatattctgatatatacaTGAGAGTGAAGAGTAGAGGAAAGAAGAgacaacagagagaagagacagatggagagagagaaatcaatggTATACAATCATAGCACAATATTCATTCTGAAATACCATTTTTTGTGACGCTCTGAACTGTAATGTTTGTAATGCAATGCCCTTACACACAGACATGAACGTAAATGTGCGCAAAACGACCATACAATTTATGCTATCGTAAGCCATGTatttgtgagtggtgtgtgtgttgtgtgtgtgtgttgtgagttgttgtgtgtgttttgtgtttgtgtgtagtgttgtgtgtgtgtgtgtgtgtccactgtATGTGTTTCATGAAGGTACTTCACCTAATGTTTATAATGTTTATCgtgtgtattgtgctgtgtgtggaCCGACCTGATTGCTATAATCTTCTGACTCTcggtcttctgtctctctcctcgaTTTTTTTGagtcgtcctctctctctgtctctctctctctctgtctgtccctcccttcctctctctctctcccccctctctctctctgtctgtccctcccttcctctctctctttctcttcctctctctctcaccccctctttctcccccctctctccctccccccctcctctctctctacattattaatatatataaatataattataataatatatatatatatatatatatatatatatatatatatatgtatacacacatatcaaggccgcgatggccgaatggttagagtatcagactcaagactgtcacgacggcaatctgagttcgagggttcgagtcaccggccaggcgcgttgttcccttgggcaaggaacttcacctcgattgctacctagccactggtggctaagccagcccaagtcatgctggtcccaagccggataatagagagaatgattacctaaaagttaacactggcactctccgtggaaaggaactggggaccctaccacgtactcactccaagagcatc from the Penaeus monodon isolate SGIC_2016 chromosome 35, NSTDA_Pmon_1, whole genome shotgun sequence genome contains:
- the LOC119595031 gene encoding uncharacterized protein LOC119595031, with product MAWRRDLSSCILVAFMLSSATQRANVSAQDEFSNNSFVDANITYANSSEAGIDTEIEQPSSRWSGTRVGGNCCGNFLSGVCTFVSSECVNCTCSCIPGYTYVEGVIGRCEVLTSEGDSSPAVEGSDKLPLEACWEKSQCTEGLDCLDGVCACPSPCEYVPERLVCDCGPQDTPWWPIVIGVVIGILIVSFWIRTIVEMIDKWVAEVFL